GGTGCTGCTGCGCCGCGGGGCGCTGCGCGCGACGGTCGCCGCCGCGCTGCCGCACGCAGGGACACGGGAACAAGAATGACGGGTCAGGCGGTGGGGTGGCGCGGAGGCGGCAACAGGGACCCGGCCTGCAGGCAATTCGGAGGAAGACGGTGATGGCGAAACGCAAGACAGCCGCCGCGGCAGGGCAGGAGCCGTCGTTCGAGACGGCGCTCGCGCGGCTCGAGGAGATCGTCCACGAGCTCGAGGAGGCGGACCTGCCGCTCGAGCGCTCGCTCGCCGTGTTCGAGGAGGGGGTGCGCCTCTCGCGCCTGCTGCACCAGCGGCTGAACGAGGCCGAGCGCAAGGTCGAGATCCTGCTCAAGGACGAGGGCGGCGCCAAGGTCCCGGTGCCCTTCGCCCCGGGGGGCGAGGCGGGGAGGGCGCGCGGCCCGGCAGGCGCGGGCGACGACGCTGATGCCGACGCCGATGCCGACGGGGACGGCGGGGCCGGGGACGACACCGGGAGGGGCAGTGGCGGCGGACAGAGCGCTCTCCCCTTCTAGCGGCGGGGCGCCGGCGCGCGTCGTGGACGCCGAGGGCTACCTGCGCGAGGCAGCCGCGCTCGTCGAGTGCTACCTCGACCGGGTGCTGCCGGCCCCGGGCGGGCACATCCCGCGACTCGCCGAGGCGGTGCGCTACAGCGCGCTGGGCGGCGGCAAGCGCCTGCGCCCGGCGCTCGCGCTCGGCGCGGCGGAGGCCTGCGGCGGCGCCCGCGACGTGGCGCTGCCGGTTGCCGCCGCGGTCGAGATGATCCACACCTACTCGCTGATCCACGACGATCTGCCCGCGATGGACGACGACTTCCGCCGCGGCCGCCCGACCTC
This window of the bacterium genome carries:
- the xseB gene encoding exodeoxyribonuclease VII small subunit — its product is MAKRKTAAAAGQEPSFETALARLEEIVHELEEADLPLERSLAVFEEGVRLSRLLHQRLNEAERKVEILLKDEGGAKVPVPFAPGGEAGRARGPAGAGDDADADADADGDGGAGDDTGRGSGGGQSALPF